In Oncorhynchus nerka isolate Pitt River unplaced genomic scaffold, Oner_Uvic_2.0 unplaced_scaffold_1730, whole genome shotgun sequence, a genomic segment contains:
- the LOC135568046 gene encoding basic salivary proline-rich protein 1-like: GTTQKETPGPYPKGDPRALPKETPGLYPKGDHRALPKSRPQGPTQKETPEPYPKGDPRALPKRRPQDSTQKETPGPYPKGDPRALPKRRPQGPTQKETPGPYPKGNPRALPKRRPQGPTQNETPGPYPKGDPRTLPKGDPRTLPKGDPRTLPKGDTRTLPKRRPQGPTQKADPGLKRLSPGPTQKAVPRPYPKGGLGTDKPLPLP, translated from the coding sequence GGCACTACCCAAAAGGAGACCCCAGGGCCCTACCCAAAAGGAGACCCCAGGGCCCTACCCAAAGAGACCCCAGGGCTCTACCCAAAAGGAGACCACAGGGCCCTACCCAAAAGTAGACCCCAGGGCCCTACCCAAAAGGAGACCCCAGAGCCCTACCCAAAAGGAGACCCCAGGGCTCTACCCAAAAGGAGACCCCAGGACTCTACCCAAAAGGAGACCCCAGGGCCCTACCCAAAAGGAGACCCCAGGGCTCTTCCCAAAAGGAGACCCCAGGGCCCTACCCAAAAGGAGACCCCAGGGCCCTACCCAAAAGGAAACCCCAGGGCCCTACCCAAAAGGAGACCCCAGGGCCCAACCCAAAACGAGACCCCAGGGCCCTACCCAAAAGGAGACCCCAGGACTCTACCCAAAGGAGACCCCAGGACTCTACCCAAAGGAGACCCCAGGACTCTACCCAAAGGAGACACCAGGACTCTACCCAAAAGGAGACCCCAGGGCCCTACCCAAAAGGCTGACCCAGGGCTCAAAAGGCTGTCCCCAGGCCCTACCCAAAAGGCTGTCCCCAGGCCCTACCCAAAAGGAGGCCTGGGGACAGACAAACCCTTACCTCTACCCTga